A genomic stretch from Pempheris klunzingeri isolate RE-2024b chromosome 23, fPemKlu1.hap1, whole genome shotgun sequence includes:
- the mblac1 gene encoding metallo-beta-lactamase domain-containing protein 1: MGTDNHVVCGHFLTASLSQSQVDFPGDPYSVSVLKVGYCLPQTDGTFTADGTITLITGPRTVLVDTGGPWDRDFLLMALKQRGLDPGDINVVVGTHGHSDHIGNLSLFPTAVIIVGYDISEGDTYRPNKLAEGHAYPIDEYVSVVPSPGHTGQDVSVQVKGTSAGTVLVAGDLFECCSDEDSWRDLSMNTAVQEANRQKALSTADVIIPGHGLPFRVLRS, encoded by the exons ATGGGGACAGACAACCATGTGGTCTGTGGCCACTTTCTGACAGCTTCTCTGTCGCAGTCCCAGGTGGACTTCCCCGGGGACCCGTACTCGGTATCGGTCCTTAAAGTCGGATACTGTCTCCCTCAGACCGACGGGACGTTCACAGCCGACGGGACCATCACCCTCATAACGGGACCCAGAACTGTTCTGGTGGACACCGGGGGACCGTGGGACCGGGACTTCCTCCTGATGGCCCTGAAACAGAGGGGTCTGGACCCGGGGGACATCAACGTGGTCGTGGGGACTCACGGACACTCAGACCACATAGGGAATCTGAGCCTTTTCCCCACAGCAGTGATCATCGTGGGGTATGACATCAGTGAGGGGGACACCTACCGTCCCAACAAGCTGGCAGAGGGACATGCCTACCCTATCGATGAGTAT gTATCTGTAGTTCCCAGTCCAGGCCACACAGGGCAGGATGTCAGCGTCCAGGTAAAGGGAACCTCAGCAGGCACGGTGCTTGTTGCCGGGGACTTATTTGAGTGCTGCTCAGATGAGGACAGCTGGCGGGACCTGAGCATGAACACTGCAGTGCAGGAGGCCAACCGCCAGAAGGCACTGAGCACTGCTGATGTCATCATACCGGGACATGGACTGCCGTTCAGAGTCCTGAGGAGCTGA